One segment of Proteus appendicitidis DNA contains the following:
- a CDS encoding DUF1161 domain-containing protein, which translates to MKKYVFAVMATLVAFAPLAANAGCDEVVESIQQKIVNNGVPAANFTLTVVENDQVAQTEGKVVGTCENDSKKIVYTRH; encoded by the coding sequence ATGAAAAAATATGTATTTGCAGTAATGGCCACACTAGTTGCATTTGCACCTTTAGCCGCGAATGCGGGTTGTGATGAAGTTGTTGAGTCTATTCAACAAAAAATCGTTAATAATGGTGTGCCAGCCGCTAACTTTACTTTGACTGTCGTTGAAAACGATCAAGTTGCACAAACAGAAGGTAAGGTTGTTGGAACATGCGAAAATGACAGTAAGAAGATTGTTTATACTCGTCATTAA
- a CDS encoding DUF1283 family protein yields the protein MVFSLFLGLSVSSFSSVAASTNVTINGNGYDNVLDKEQARQMKEDWDQKRELRTQINQREKTEFNKIDKAIDERDACLKSANVYAYWEPETRRCLDSNTGRPVNP from the coding sequence ATGGTGTTCTCCTTATTTCTTGGTTTATCAGTGTCTTCTTTTTCTTCTGTTGCCGCTTCAACTAATGTAACCATTAATGGCAATGGCTATGACAATGTCTTAGATAAAGAACAAGCTCGACAAATGAAAGAAGACTGGGATCAAAAGCGTGAGCTTCGAACCCAAATCAATCAGCGGGAAAAAACCGAATTTAATAAAATAGATAAAGCCATTGATGAGCGAGATGCTTGTCTGAAAAGCGCTAATGTCTATGCATATTGGGAGCCTGAAACTCGTCGTTGTTTAGACAGTAATACTGGTCGCCCTGTTAATCCGTAA
- the ydfG gene encoding bifunctional NADP-dependent 3-hydroxy acid dehydrogenase/3-hydroxypropionate dehydrogenase YdfG has translation MIIFITGASAGFGEAIARHFISHGHKVIGTARRLDKLNNLHKELGEQFYPLQLDVTDKKAVSEIYTQLPEKWREIDVLVNNAGLALGLNTADKANLDDWDTMIETNNKGLVHVTRAILPFMVERNQGHIINISSTAASWPYMGGNVYGATKAFVKQFSLGLRADLQGKKVRVTDIEPGLVGGTEFSLVRFKGDSDKVEQTYANANALTPEDVAEAVYWTATLPAHVNINTLEMMPVSQSFAGLSVHRQN, from the coding sequence ATGATTATTTTTATCACGGGTGCTTCTGCTGGCTTTGGTGAAGCCATTGCTCGTCATTTTATCAGCCATGGACATAAAGTTATTGGTACTGCTCGTCGTTTGGATAAACTGAATAACTTGCATAAAGAGCTAGGTGAACAATTTTATCCATTACAGCTAGATGTTACAGATAAAAAAGCAGTCAGTGAGATTTATACACAATTACCTGAAAAATGGCGTGAAATTGATGTGTTGGTTAATAATGCAGGATTAGCCCTAGGTTTAAATACCGCCGATAAAGCCAATCTTGATGATTGGGATACGATGATCGAGACAAATAATAAAGGTCTGGTTCATGTCACCCGCGCTATTCTTCCTTTTATGGTAGAAAGAAACCAAGGTCATATTATTAATATCAGTTCAACAGCAGCGTCTTGGCCTTATATGGGCGGAAATGTTTATGGTGCGACCAAAGCGTTTGTTAAGCAATTTAGCTTAGGATTACGTGCTGATCTCCAAGGTAAAAAAGTCCGCGTGACCGATATCGAGCCAGGGCTTGTTGGTGGTACAGAGTTTTCATTAGTTCGTTTTAAAGGCGATAGTGATAAAGTTGAGCAAACTTATGCTAATGCAAATGCATTAACACCTGAAGATGTAGCAGAAGCAGTATATTGGACAGCAACATTACCTGCTCATGTGAATATCAATACATTAGAAATGATGCCGGTGAGTCAGTCATTTGCGGGGTTAAGTGTTCATCGTCAAAACTAA
- the osmB gene encoding osmotically-inducible lipoprotein OsmB, giving the protein MNITLKKIGTLCVASVLLFSLAGCSSMTKRDRNTAIGAGAGAIGGAILTDGSALGTIGGGVLGGVIGHQVGKK; this is encoded by the coding sequence ATGAATATCACGTTAAAAAAGATTGGAACACTGTGTGTCGCTTCTGTTCTGCTTTTTTCTCTTGCGGGTTGTTCAAGCATGACAAAACGCGATCGTAACACAGCAATTGGAGCCGGTGCAGGTGCCATTGGTGGCGCAATTTTAACTGACGGTAGCGCATTAGGCACTATTGGCGGCGGTGTTTTAGGTGGCGTTATTGGTCATCAAGTTGGTAAAAAATAA
- the tehA gene encoding dicarboxylate transporter/tellurite-resistance protein TehA: MILLNKLKALSSQFASGYFGVVLGMIGTGMAWRYAAKEHHYPSFIGEIFIGVGCLVWLTLTLFLLGKWLFHRYAILDEIKHPVASGFTSLFPATTVLVSIGLNPYLPLFSLVLFILGALAQLAYSSWLIGYQWKGEYPKMATTPVLYLPTVANNFICAMACGAFGFNDLGILFFGAGVFSWLSLEPAILKRIRSEGVMDEKSRLSFGIQLAPALVACSAYLAINDNHIDFFAKMLLGYGLLQLLFMVRLIPWFIKQPFSLPFWSFSFGVSALAKASLNMSMIANSHFMQLLSTALFIFANLIILLLIWHSLLWLFRGLKQLCCPSKAL; encoded by the coding sequence ATGATATTGCTAAATAAATTAAAAGCACTCTCTTCGCAATTCGCCTCGGGCTATTTTGGTGTTGTATTAGGAATGATTGGTACGGGAATGGCATGGCGCTATGCAGCAAAAGAGCACCACTATCCGTCTTTTATCGGTGAAATATTTATTGGTGTAGGTTGCTTGGTTTGGTTAACGCTTACGCTATTTTTATTGGGTAAATGGTTATTTCATCGATATGCTATTCTGGATGAAATTAAACATCCGGTTGCCAGTGGGTTTACAAGTTTATTTCCTGCAACAACAGTCTTAGTATCAATAGGTTTAAACCCTTATTTACCATTATTCTCTCTTGTATTGTTTATCCTCGGTGCGCTTGCTCAGTTAGCGTATTCCAGTTGGCTGATTGGTTATCAATGGAAGGGCGAATATCCTAAAATGGCCACTACACCCGTATTATATTTACCGACAGTGGCGAATAACTTTATCTGTGCCATGGCATGTGGTGCATTCGGATTTAATGATTTGGGTATTTTATTTTTTGGTGCTGGCGTATTTTCTTGGTTAAGTTTAGAACCTGCTATTTTAAAAAGAATACGTAGTGAAGGGGTAATGGATGAAAAATCACGGCTATCCTTTGGTATTCAATTAGCGCCGGCTTTAGTGGCTTGCAGTGCTTATTTGGCTATTAATGATAATCATATCGACTTTTTCGCTAAAATGTTATTAGGCTATGGTCTATTACAACTTTTATTTATGGTGAGATTAATCCCTTGGTTTATTAAACAGCCATTTTCACTACCATTTTGGAGCTTTTCCTTTGGAGTCTCTGCATTAGCAAAGGCATCATTAAATATGAGTATGATAGCTAATAGCCATTTTATGCAGTTACTCTCAACAGCACTATTTATCTTTGCTAATTTAATTATATTACTACTGATTTGGCATTCGTTATTATGGCTTTTTAGAGGACTAAAACAATTATGTTGTCCTTCTAAGGCACTTTAA
- the dhaT gene encoding 1,3-propanediol dehydrogenase has product MSYRMFDYLVPNVNFFGPGAISVVGERCKLLGGKKALLVTDKGLRAIKDGAVDKTIGYLKEAGIDVAVFDGVEPNPKDTNVLEGLAMFRKEQCDMIITVGGGSPHDCGKGIGIAATHEGDLYNYAGIETLTNPLPPIIAVNTTAGTASEVTRHCVLTNTKTKVKFVIVSWRNLPSVSINDPLLMIGKPAGLTAATGMDALTHAVEAYISKDANPVTDASAIQAIRLISRNLRQAVALGTNLKARENMAYASLLAGMAFNNANLGYVHAMAHQLGGLYDMPHGVANAVLLPHVLRYNLIANPEKFADIAEFMGENITGLSVMDAAERAIAAIARLSTDIGIPQHLRELGVKESDFPYMAEMALKDGNAFSNPRKGNEKEIIEIFRQAF; this is encoded by the coding sequence ATGAGCTATCGTATGTTTGATTACTTGGTACCGAATGTTAACTTTTTTGGTCCAGGTGCTATCTCTGTTGTTGGCGAACGTTGCAAACTATTGGGCGGTAAAAAAGCCCTGCTGGTAACAGATAAAGGTCTACGAGCAATAAAAGATGGTGCTGTAGATAAAACTATCGGTTATCTAAAAGAAGCGGGTATTGATGTTGCCGTATTTGATGGCGTTGAACCTAACCCCAAAGACACTAATGTACTTGAAGGTCTTGCAATGTTCCGCAAAGAACAATGCGACATGATAATTACAGTGGGAGGCGGTAGCCCGCACGACTGCGGTAAAGGTATCGGTATTGCAGCCACTCATGAAGGTGATCTTTACAATTATGCAGGTATTGAAACACTCACAAATCCACTTCCTCCTATTATTGCAGTAAATACCACTGCTGGTACAGCAAGTGAAGTTACTCGCCACTGTGTTCTGACCAATACAAAAACTAAAGTTAAATTTGTTATTGTGAGCTGGCGTAACCTCCCTTCTGTTTCTATTAACGACCCACTGTTAATGATTGGCAAACCCGCAGGACTCACAGCCGCAACAGGTATGGATGCGTTAACTCACGCAGTTGAAGCTTATATCTCTAAAGATGCTAATCCAGTCACTGATGCTTCAGCTATTCAAGCAATTCGCTTAATTTCTCGTAACTTACGCCAAGCCGTAGCCTTGGGAACAAACCTGAAAGCCCGTGAAAATATGGCTTATGCTTCATTGTTAGCTGGAATGGCATTTAATAACGCTAACCTTGGTTACGTGCATGCAATGGCTCACCAATTAGGTGGTTTATATGATATGCCACATGGTGTCGCGAATGCGGTGCTATTACCACATGTACTGCGTTATAACCTGATTGCTAATCCAGAAAAATTTGCAGATATCGCTGAATTTATGGGTGAAAATATCACAGGATTATCCGTGATGGATGCTGCAGAGCGCGCTATTGCAGCTATCGCTCGCCTCTCTACGGATATTGGTATTCCTCAACATCTAAGGGAATTGGGTGTGAAAGAATCTGATTTCCCATATATGGCGGAAATGGCACTCAAAGACGGTAATGCATTCTCTAATCCTCGTAAAGGTAATGAAAAAGAGATCATTGAGATTTTCCGTCAAGCCTTCTAA
- a CDS encoding cupin domain-containing protein — MVNKLNLNWPEFLEKYWQKKPVVLKNAFPNFVDPITPDELAGLAMEPEIDSRLVSLTGDKWQASHGPFEDFSELGEEGWSLLVQAVNHWHMPAAELVKPFRVLPEWRLDDLMISYSVPGGGVGPHIDNYDVFIIQGMGRRRWRVGDALPMRQFCPHPALLHVDPFEPIIDVEMAPGDILYIPPGFPHDGFTFEDTMNYSVGFRGPNGRDLLSSFADYALEQDLGGINYGDPNLTVRDNAGRMEPHEVERLRAMMIEMINKPGDFEQWLGRFATTPRHELDIAPSEPPYQPEEVLNALNDGEKLIRLSGLRVLRIAESFFVNTENWTTKETKGADALCQFTEVGADELGEALNNPAFVAELTEFINQGYWYFEE; from the coding sequence ATGGTTAATAAACTGAATCTTAACTGGCCTGAATTTTTAGAAAAATACTGGCAAAAAAAACCTGTTGTACTGAAAAATGCATTTCCTAATTTTGTCGATCCTATCACACCAGATGAACTGGCAGGTCTGGCAATGGAGCCAGAAATTGACAGCCGCCTTGTCAGCCTTACTGGCGACAAATGGCAGGCAAGTCATGGTCCGTTTGAAGACTTCAGCGAATTAGGTGAAGAAGGATGGTCACTATTAGTTCAGGCTGTCAACCATTGGCATATGCCGGCAGCTGAACTGGTGAAACCGTTTCGAGTATTACCTGAATGGCGTCTTGATGACCTGATGATCTCCTATTCTGTGCCGGGAGGTGGTGTTGGCCCACATATTGATAACTATGATGTTTTTATCATTCAAGGAATGGGACGTCGCCGCTGGCGTGTAGGTGATGCCTTACCAATGCGCCAGTTCTGCCCTCACCCCGCATTACTGCATGTTGATCCATTTGAACCAATTATTGATGTAGAAATGGCACCGGGAGATATTTTATATATCCCCCCTGGATTCCCTCACGATGGCTTCACCTTTGAAGATACTATGAATTATTCTGTCGGCTTTCGTGGGCCAAATGGACGTGATTTGCTGAGCAGCTTTGCAGATTATGCATTGGAACAAGATCTGGGTGGAATAAATTATGGCGATCCAAATCTAACAGTACGCGACAATGCAGGAAGAATGGAACCTCATGAAGTTGAACGTCTGCGCGCTATGATGATTGAGATGATCAACAAGCCCGGTGATTTTGAACAGTGGTTAGGTCGCTTTGCAACTACACCGCGTCATGAGCTAGATATTGCGCCTTCAGAACCACCTTATCAACCAGAAGAAGTACTGAATGCACTGAATGATGGTGAAAAACTGATCCGACTAAGTGGGCTACGCGTCCTGCGCATCGCAGAGAGTTTCTTTGTGAATACAGAAAATTGGACCACCAAAGAAACGAAGGGAGCAGATGCATTGTGCCAGTTTACAGAAGTTGGCGCAGATGAACTCGGTGAAGCATTGAATAACCCAGCCTTTGTTGCCGAATTAACCGAATTTATCAATCAAGGATATTGGTACTTCGAAGAATAA
- a CDS encoding DHHA2 domain-containing protein, protein MKKTTKSNLDHKQFPLQKEDSIYVLGHQNPDSDAICSTLVVADWLNYTGRSATSWRLGDITPETRYILSVAGVPQPNLLTTDLTDKVVWLVDFTDAEQGPPSLMNSNIIGIIDHHRIGTIITRNPPDVWIRAVGCSGTVLLSILMHEVPMPLTASQAILLMGAILSDTVALTGPTTTTQDHHAVAILRDIAGVDYDQFVNELLRAKTDIAGQPISVLLNRDAKNYCIHDMPLLLSQIEVSNMDDITPLLPALLQEMVQIHNHRSLKMVVLIVTDITQRNSVLYFSESSLIGSSQVSLPGMISRKKEILPWLTERLASYKG, encoded by the coding sequence ATGAAAAAAACGACTAAATCAAATCTCGATCATAAACAATTTCCCCTTCAAAAAGAAGACTCAATCTATGTTTTGGGTCACCAAAATCCTGATAGTGATGCTATCTGTAGCACACTCGTTGTGGCTGATTGGCTTAATTATACTGGTAGATCTGCAACCTCTTGGCGTTTGGGCGATATCACCCCAGAAACCCGTTATATCCTTAGCGTAGCTGGTGTTCCTCAGCCCAATTTACTCACGACGGACTTAACCGATAAAGTTGTATGGTTAGTCGATTTTACCGATGCTGAGCAAGGTCCGCCTTCCCTAATGAATAGCAATATCATCGGGATCATTGATCACCATCGTATTGGAACCATCATCACCCGAAACCCTCCTGATGTTTGGATCAGAGCCGTAGGATGCAGCGGAACTGTTCTGCTTTCTATTCTGATGCACGAAGTGCCAATGCCACTTACCGCCTCTCAGGCTATTTTGCTAATGGGGGCTATACTTAGTGATACCGTTGCATTAACGGGTCCTACCACAACGACACAAGATCATCATGCTGTGGCGATATTACGGGATATTGCGGGTGTTGATTATGACCAATTCGTAAACGAGCTTCTCCGTGCCAAAACGGATATCGCTGGGCAACCCATTTCAGTATTGCTCAATCGTGATGCTAAAAATTACTGTATCCATGATATGCCCCTTTTGCTCTCACAAATTGAGGTGAGCAATATGGATGATATTACCCCTTTACTGCCGGCATTGTTGCAGGAAATGGTACAGATTCATAACCATCGTTCATTAAAAATGGTCGTATTAATAGTGACAGATATTACTCAACGGAACTCTGTTTTGTATTTTTCCGAAAGTAGCCTGATTGGTTCTAGCCAAGTTTCATTACCCGGCATGATAAGCCGGAAAAAAGAGATACTTCCTTGGCTGACCGAACGACTTGCTTCTTATAAGGGATGA
- the eno gene encoding phosphopyruvate hydratase: protein MSFEIKNIIAREILDSRGNPTVEVEVTSAEGCMARASVPSGASTGSREAIERRDGDKKRFGGKGVLDAIHSINTEINDALKGYDVRHQKDIDNCLIALDGTENKSRLGANALLGVSLAVSRLAAQLSDMPLYRYLGGISANLLPVPCMNIINGGVHARWQGADFQEFMIAPWGTSSVREAIRWGSEVYQALRQVLLEKGLSTGVGDEGGFAPAVSSNRQPLELIVEAITKAGYRPGEDIVICMDPASSEFYADGKYTLRTENTQLNAEEMTQYYARLVNDFPIMLIEDGLAEDDWAGWKILHAALGGKLELVGDDLFVTNVKYIQRGIDENLANAALIKLNQIGTLSETIEAVQLCKDNNWGTFISHRSGETVDSFIADMTVGLRAGHLKTGAPSRGERVEKYNQLMRIEDELGDAAVFAGKSAFKIR from the coding sequence ATGAGCTTTGAAATTAAAAATATTATCGCAAGAGAAATTCTTGATTCACGAGGTAACCCAACCGTAGAAGTCGAAGTAACCTCTGCAGAGGGATGCATGGCTCGGGCATCGGTTCCTTCTGGTGCAAGTACAGGTTCTCGCGAAGCTATCGAACGCCGTGATGGTGATAAAAAACGTTTTGGTGGCAAAGGTGTGTTAGATGCAATCCACAGCATCAATACTGAAATTAATGATGCCCTAAAAGGCTATGATGTTCGCCATCAAAAAGATATTGATAACTGTTTGATCGCCCTTGATGGTACAGAAAATAAAAGTCGATTGGGTGCAAATGCCCTTCTTGGTGTTTCTTTGGCGGTATCTCGTTTGGCAGCGCAACTCTCTGATATGCCACTCTATCGCTACTTAGGGGGGATTAGCGCTAATTTGCTCCCTGTTCCTTGTATGAATATCATCAATGGCGGTGTTCATGCTCGTTGGCAAGGTGCTGATTTTCAAGAATTTATGATAGCCCCTTGGGGGACTTCCTCTGTGCGCGAAGCAATTCGTTGGGGCAGTGAAGTATATCAAGCTTTGCGTCAAGTTCTATTGGAAAAAGGGCTATCTACGGGAGTTGGTGATGAAGGTGGGTTTGCCCCTGCCGTTTCTTCAAATCGCCAGCCACTTGAGCTTATTGTAGAAGCGATCACTAAAGCGGGATATCGTCCAGGTGAAGATATTGTTATTTGTATGGACCCTGCCTCTAGCGAGTTCTATGCAGATGGTAAATATACTCTGCGTACTGAAAATACGCAGCTCAATGCTGAAGAAATGACTCAGTACTACGCACGATTAGTGAACGATTTTCCGATAATGTTGATTGAAGATGGCTTAGCCGAAGATGATTGGGCTGGTTGGAAAATCTTACATGCAGCACTTGGTGGTAAATTAGAGCTAGTTGGCGATGATCTTTTTGTGACTAACGTGAAGTATATCCAGCGAGGCATCGATGAAAACCTTGCCAATGCTGCACTGATCAAACTGAATCAAATTGGTACCCTTAGTGAGACTATTGAAGCCGTTCAGTTATGTAAAGATAACAATTGGGGAACCTTTATTTCCCACCGTAGTGGGGAAACTGTCGATAGTTTTATTGCCGATATGACTGTGGGGCTACGTGCTGGTCATCTGAAAACTGGCGCTCCTAGCCGTGGAGAACGTGTTGAGAAATATAATCAATTGATGCGCATTGAAGATGAATTAGGTGATGCTGCTGTATTTGCAGGTAAATCTGCGTTCAAAATACGCTGA
- a CDS encoding multidrug effflux MFS transporter has protein sequence MLASNNNSNTFSALLVVLLALITALDAMAIDLYLPAMPTIANDLNVTSSDIQLTLSFFLIGLAIGQGIYGPLLDRYGRRTPLLVGIGIFILGSFIATISQSLEWLLIARLIQAVGAAAGLVTPRAIVDDACSLKESSKIFSLLMQIMMIAPILAPIIGGFLLGHIGWRSIFGFMTLLGSILFIWSYRSIPDTLPIDKRSPLSIKNSVKAYINQIRNITYMGYMLSGGVILASLFVYISGSSFIFTTYYGLTPTEFSYIFAANAVALIIGGQVDFLLQKKYLSSKVVIILGILIHTAIGATLLIMMSFGPVSLFTFGTLLAIGVGSLGLIFGNLTALTMASVKSQSGVASSLMGMIQYFISAIVGYLISLISSITYQLPFAFLLCGIFAMIFLGVSLFKMRKTQISIDSNT, from the coding sequence ATGTTAGCTTCAAATAATAATTCAAACACGTTTAGCGCATTATTAGTGGTATTGCTCGCTTTAATAACTGCTTTAGATGCAATGGCCATCGATCTTTATTTACCTGCAATGCCGACTATCGCTAATGATTTAAATGTTACTTCAAGCGATATTCAGCTAACACTTTCTTTCTTCTTAATTGGATTAGCGATTGGGCAGGGTATATATGGTCCTTTATTAGATAGATATGGCAGAAGAACGCCATTACTCGTCGGGATCGGTATTTTTATTTTAGGTTCATTTATTGCCACTATTTCACAAAGCCTCGAATGGTTATTAATCGCAAGGTTAATCCAAGCAGTAGGGGCAGCAGCGGGTTTGGTCACACCAAGAGCTATTGTTGATGATGCTTGTTCATTAAAAGAATCATCAAAAATATTCTCATTATTAATGCAAATCATGATGATAGCCCCCATTTTAGCACCTATTATTGGCGGTTTTTTATTAGGGCATATTGGGTGGAGAAGCATATTTGGTTTTATGACGCTATTAGGGAGTATTCTTTTTATATGGAGTTATCGCTCAATCCCCGATACATTGCCCATAGACAAACGTTCACCTTTAAGCATTAAAAATAGTGTTAAGGCTTATATCAATCAAATTCGCAATATTACCTATATGGGATATATGCTCTCAGGTGGTGTTATTTTAGCCTCACTATTTGTGTATATCAGTGGCTCTTCCTTTATTTTTACGACATATTATGGATTAACACCGACAGAATTTAGTTATATTTTTGCAGCTAATGCTGTTGCTTTAATTATCGGTGGGCAGGTTGATTTTTTATTACAAAAGAAATATCTATCATCTAAGGTTGTCATTATTTTAGGGATACTTATTCATACTGCTATCGGTGCAACACTATTAATTATGATGAGTTTTGGACCAGTTTCTCTATTCACATTTGGTACATTATTAGCTATTGGTGTAGGGTCGTTAGGTTTAATTTTTGGTAATTTAACGGCATTAACTATGGCAAGTGTTAAATCACAATCCGGTGTTGCTTCATCATTAATGGGGATGATCCAATATTTTATTTCAGCCATTGTCGGCTATTTAATTAGCTTAATTTCATCCATTACATATCAATTACCTTTTGCATTCTTGTTATGTGGTATATTCGCCATGATATTTTTAGGTGTTTCTTTATTTAAAATGAGAAAGACCCAAATATCGATTGATAGTAATACATAA
- a CDS encoding TetR/AcrR family transcriptional regulator — protein sequence MGTETTFEKLTQASMLEFSLYGYNGASISKIAHAAGIQKSSLYSHFKSKDALFMHAYRCALDEELINVQNAFSDTQINRNAPGFSYCENLVERYDNTPILKFFLQTSYLSPLHLADEINELHSAYIQRLTSEFKNTITTYTALKFDTDFYTEVYISIIDSIQIKLVYTNKELTKLRLDALMTLLKHLIGENNVSFK from the coding sequence ATGGGCACAGAAACAACATTTGAAAAACTCACTCAAGCATCAATGCTTGAGTTTTCACTATATGGATATAATGGGGCGTCGATATCTAAAATAGCTCATGCAGCGGGCATACAAAAATCATCGTTATATAGCCATTTTAAGAGCAAAGATGCACTATTTATGCATGCATATCGTTGTGCGCTGGATGAAGAACTTATTAATGTTCAAAATGCTTTTTCAGACACACAGATTAATCGTAATGCACCTGGTTTTAGTTACTGTGAAAATTTAGTTGAGCGGTATGATAATACACCAATATTAAAATTTTTCTTACAAACCAGTTACTTATCGCCTTTGCATCTTGCTGATGAGATTAATGAATTACATAGCGCCTATATCCAACGATTAACCTCTGAATTTAAAAATACAATAACGACATATACAGCATTAAAATTTGATACTGATTTCTATACCGAGGTCTATATTTCAATTATTGATAGTATTCAAATTAAATTAGTATATACAAATAAAGAACTTACCAAACTAAGGTTGGATGCTTTAATGACACTTTTAAAGCATTTAATTGGAGAGAATAATGTTAGCTTCAAATAA
- a CDS encoding serine hydrolase has product MKNSFNSFFIVFLILFSITEKTHAEYSTPIISSEAWVLMSYDTGEILAEKGGDEKVEPASLVKLMTSYLIAKSTYLGYIKNDDNVTIDKEAWAFANPVLNGSPLMFLKADEHVSIYQLKKGLIIQSANDAAIALAKYMASNQDSFVDQMNKMATSIGMTNTYFKNVHGLNNNGEQYTTAFDMALLARHLIKETPDDYNLYKEKQFTYNGIKQFNRNKLLYQSKFDIDGLITGTTSENKYHIVTSGVKKGVRYIAVILGADSSISRFNEADKLLSWGFDNYTVYKPDISIDSAIAVRIWYADKSQLLVNYPRETAVDVKKEDIKKIKVNYIFDNPYISAPITKGQVVGYAEFIVDDTVIATRQLIAIEDVDDGNIFENIWDYILQTLDKIIEDIKSLLHT; this is encoded by the coding sequence ATGAAAAATAGTTTTAATTCTTTTTTTATTGTTTTTTTAATATTATTTTCTATTACTGAAAAAACCCATGCTGAATATTCAACACCTATCATTTCATCAGAAGCTTGGGTGTTAATGTCATACGATACAGGGGAAATATTAGCAGAAAAAGGGGGCGATGAAAAAGTTGAACCAGCAAGCTTAGTTAAGCTAATGACATCATATTTAATAGCGAAATCAACATATTTAGGCTACATAAAAAATGATGATAACGTTACTATTGATAAAGAAGCATGGGCTTTTGCAAACCCTGTATTAAATGGCTCACCTCTTATGTTTCTTAAAGCAGATGAGCACGTATCTATATATCAACTGAAAAAAGGCTTAATTATCCAATCAGCCAATGATGCTGCTATTGCACTAGCTAAATATATGGCCAGTAATCAGGATAGCTTTGTTGACCAAATGAATAAAATGGCTACCAGTATTGGTATGACTAATACCTATTTTAAAAATGTACATGGTCTTAATAATAATGGAGAGCAATATACTACTGCTTTTGATATGGCATTGTTAGCAAGACACTTAATTAAAGAGACCCCAGATGATTATAATTTATATAAAGAAAAACAATTTACTTATAATGGAATAAAACAATTTAATCGTAATAAATTATTATATCAAAGTAAATTTGATATTGATGGGTTAATAACAGGAACAACATCAGAAAATAAATACCATATTGTCACATCAGGTGTAAAAAAAGGAGTTAGATATATCGCTGTTATTTTAGGTGCTGATTCTTCTATATCCAGATTTAATGAGGCAGATAAATTATTATCATGGGGTTTTGATAATTATACCGTTTATAAACCAGACATAAGTATAGATAGCGCGATAGCTGTTCGTATTTGGTATGCCGATAAATCCCAGCTTCTTGTTAATTATCCACGAGAAACCGCAGTTGATGTTAAAAAAGAAGATATTAAAAAAATTAAAGTAAATTATATTTTTGATAACCCTTATATTTCAGCACCAATCACGAAAGGACAAGTTGTAGGATATGCAGAATTTATCGTTGATGATACCGTGATTGCAACAAGACAATTGATTGCTATTGAGGATGTTGACGATGGGAATATCTTTGAAAATATCTGGGATTATATTTTACAAACATTAGATAAAATTATTGAGGATATAAAATCACTCTTGCACACCTAA